From one Gemmatimonadales bacterium genomic stretch:
- a CDS encoding TolC family protein has product MNRWFGLIALLGIVPEFASAQDTTAAARDTTIARDTTVARDTTVAARPASAVTLSLTEALTQAQAHSPTYRQTLNDAGPAKWGVRNAYGNLLPSFNVSSDLGYIGTGQTNIGGGLIQPTSAFLTSGYNLGLQWQLDGRRLSGPGQQKALQRATEEDISGAGITLRAEITTQYLNALQAAAQVDVARQQVIRNEDFLRLAKARYQVGQATLLDVRQAEVTKGQSDVALLRAVQADNEAKLDLLRRMGVESPVSIEQIVLSDSFPVTEPTFRLDSMLALAEQQNPSLRSLRARRSAATWDVRAAKSDFLPTLSVQAGWSGFTQQFTNEDFLVNQTLGDAQRMAADCQYNNSVRSALGLGGVVPNCFTSVGLNSAGTGLLDPVSQQIRDANNVFPFHYTGQPFQANLRISLPIFTGFSRSLRLSQARAQEDDADEDVRARRLQVRSDVHARMLGLETSYKAIAVQAANREAARDQLRLAQDRYRLGAGTSLEVSDAQNAVQRAEGDYVNAVYDYHKAVAALEAAVGRPLR; this is encoded by the coding sequence ATGAATCGCTGGTTCGGCCTCATCGCGCTGCTTGGCATCGTCCCCGAGTTTGCGTCCGCCCAGGACACCACTGCTGCCGCCCGGGACACGACTATCGCGCGGGACACGACGGTCGCCCGGGACACGACGGTCGCCGCCCGACCCGCTTCGGCCGTGACGCTCTCGCTGACGGAAGCGTTGACCCAGGCGCAAGCCCACAGTCCCACCTACCGACAGACGCTCAATGATGCGGGCCCCGCCAAGTGGGGAGTGCGGAACGCCTACGGCAATCTGCTTCCCTCCTTCAACGTGTCGTCCGACCTGGGGTACATCGGCACCGGGCAGACCAATATCGGTGGCGGCCTGATCCAGCCGACCTCTGCCTTCCTCACCTCGGGATACAACCTCGGGCTGCAATGGCAGCTCGATGGACGGCGGCTCTCTGGTCCTGGGCAGCAGAAGGCGCTGCAGCGGGCCACGGAGGAGGACATCAGTGGTGCGGGGATCACCCTCCGGGCCGAGATCACGACCCAGTACCTGAACGCGCTGCAGGCCGCGGCCCAGGTGGACGTCGCACGGCAGCAGGTGATCCGCAATGAGGATTTTCTGCGGCTCGCGAAGGCGCGGTACCAGGTGGGCCAGGCCACCCTCCTCGATGTCCGCCAGGCCGAGGTCACCAAGGGCCAGTCGGACGTGGCGCTCCTGCGGGCGGTCCAGGCCGATAACGAGGCCAAGCTGGACCTGCTCCGGCGCATGGGAGTCGAGTCGCCGGTATCGATCGAGCAGATCGTCCTCAGCGACTCCTTCCCGGTGACCGAGCCGACCTTCCGGCTGGATAGCATGCTGGCGCTGGCGGAGCAACAGAATCCGAGTCTCCGATCGCTTAGAGCCCGGCGCTCCGCCGCCACCTGGGACGTCCGAGCGGCCAAATCGGACTTTCTGCCGACCCTCTCGGTGCAGGCCGGCTGGAGCGGCTTCACCCAGCAGTTCACCAATGAGGACTTTCTGGTGAACCAGACCCTGGGCGACGCGCAGCGGATGGCGGCGGACTGCCAGTACAACAATTCGGTCCGCTCCGCGCTCGGGCTCGGGGGCGTGGTCCCCAACTGCTTCACCTCGGTCGGCCTCAACAGCGCGGGCACGGGGTTGCTCGATCCGGTGAGCCAGCAAATCCGAGATGCCAACAACGTGTTCCCCTTCCATTACACCGGCCAGCCATTCCAGGCCAACCTGCGGATCTCGCTGCCGATCTTCACCGGCTTCAGCCGCTCGCTCCGTTTGTCCCAGGCTCGGGCGCAGGAAGACGATGCCGATGAGGACGTGCGGGCGCGCCGGCTCCAGGTCCGCAGCGACGTGCACGCCCGGATGCTCGGCCTGGAGACGTCCTACAAGGCGATCGCCGTTCAGGCGGCCAATCGCGAGGCCGCGCGGGATCAGCTCCGACTGGCGCAGGATCGCTACCGGCTAGGGGCCGGCACCTCCCTCGAGGTGTCCGACGCCCAGAACGCGGTGCAGCGTGCGGAAGGCGACTACGTGAACGCCGTCTACGATTACCACAAAGCCGTCGCGGCGCTGGAAGCCGCGGTTGGCCGTCCCCTTCGCTAA
- a CDS encoding DUF4349 domain-containing protein, whose protein sequence is MRFSLWTVGLVACLLLACRSGGRPVTLNRERSDARSDVQAGPMMQKVAAPASAPRDELAAAGSLAHSPATTTDPAMGSSMVIRTGNASLEVDSLEPAMNGLRRLAERVGGFVGNSAIQSGREQLRQATMEIKVPAARFDELTSGLPPLGRVEFVNISAEDVGEEFVDLTARVGNSRRLEERLIDLLGSRTGRLQDVLAVERELARVREEIERQEGRLRYLKSRVALSTLSVTIHEPPPILAHQPGWNPLWEAMRQAWRNFVALLAGVIASLGFVVPVAAAAGAGIFLVRRIKRRA, encoded by the coding sequence ATGCGGTTTTCCCTGTGGACCGTTGGCCTGGTCGCGTGCCTGCTCCTGGCGTGCCGCTCCGGGGGCCGGCCGGTGACGCTGAACCGTGAGCGCTCGGACGCGCGCTCAGATGTGCAGGCAGGCCCAATGATGCAGAAAGTGGCAGCGCCGGCCTCGGCGCCCCGCGACGAGCTCGCCGCCGCAGGATCCCTCGCCCACTCTCCCGCCACCACGACCGACCCTGCCATGGGCTCGAGCATGGTTATCCGCACCGGCAACGCGAGCCTCGAAGTCGACTCGCTGGAGCCGGCGATGAACGGATTGCGGCGGCTGGCGGAGCGGGTCGGCGGGTTCGTCGGCAACAGCGCCATCCAGAGCGGGCGGGAGCAGCTTCGGCAGGCCACCATGGAGATCAAAGTCCCCGCCGCACGTTTCGATGAGCTGACCAGCGGGTTGCCGCCCCTCGGCCGCGTGGAGTTCGTCAACATCAGCGCCGAGGACGTGGGCGAGGAGTTCGTGGATCTGACGGCGCGGGTGGGCAACTCGCGGCGACTGGAGGAGCGGCTGATCGACCTGCTGGGCAGTCGCACGGGACGACTGCAGGATGTGCTGGCGGTTGAACGGGAGCTGGCTCGGGTGCGGGAGGAGATCGAGCGCCAGGAGGGGCGCCTGCGCTATCTCAAGAGCCGGGTGGCGCTCAGCACGCTCTCGGTCACCATCCACGAGCCTCCGCCGATCCTGGCCCATCAGCCGGGCTGGAACCCCCTCTGGGAGGCGATGCGCCAGGCCTGGCGCAACTTCGTGGCGCTGCTCGCCGGGGTGATCGCGTCGCTGGGCTTCGTGGTACCGGTGGCGGCGGCCGCCGGGGCGGGGATATTCTTGGTGCGACGGATCAAGCGAAGGGCCTGA
- the bshB1 gene encoding bacillithiol biosynthesis deacetylase BshB1 yields the protein MPVDVLAIAAHRDDVELTCAGTLLKAVDAGHRAAILDLTGGESGTRGSAELRAEEAQRAAAILGVSERRNAGLSDAHLQNTDETRRVVVEQIRRFAPRVVILPFPVGRHPDHRIASEIGRDACYLAGLSKYDAPGTPHRPFKLLYALSYREDPLKPTFVVDISAQFDRKLASIRCYGSQFDGARAAGEIFPTGQDLYSLIELQNAHYGSLIRTRYGEPFFTHETMLVDDVVTLGVQSM from the coding sequence ATGCCCGTGGATGTTCTGGCCATCGCCGCCCACCGCGACGACGTCGAGCTCACCTGTGCCGGCACGCTGCTCAAGGCCGTGGACGCCGGCCACCGGGCCGCCATTCTCGACCTGACGGGTGGCGAGAGCGGGACTCGAGGCAGCGCCGAGCTGCGTGCCGAGGAGGCACAGCGGGCAGCGGCCATCCTGGGTGTGTCCGAGCGGCGAAATGCCGGCCTGTCCGACGCGCACCTGCAGAACACCGACGAGACCCGGCGCGTCGTGGTGGAGCAGATCCGCCGATTCGCCCCGCGGGTCGTCATTCTTCCCTTTCCCGTGGGGCGCCATCCGGACCACCGGATCGCCTCCGAGATCGGGCGGGATGCCTGCTACCTGGCGGGGCTGTCGAAGTATGACGCCCCCGGCACCCCCCACCGGCCGTTCAAGCTGCTCTACGCCCTGTCCTACCGGGAGGACCCGCTCAAGCCGACGTTCGTGGTGGACATCAGCGCACAGTTCGACCGGAAGCTCGCCTCGATCCGCTGCTATGGCAGCCAGTTCGATGGCGCCAGGGCGGCGGGCGAGATCTTCCCTACCGGACAGGACCTCTACTCGCTCATCGAGCTCCAGAACGCCCATTACGGCTCCCTCATCCGTACCCGTTACGGAGAGCCGTTCTTCACCCACGAGACCATGCTGGTCGACGACGTCGTGACGCTCGGCGTTCAGAGCATGTAA
- a CDS encoding efflux RND transporter periplasmic adaptor subunit, with the protein MSRGMKLGLLVVVVALASGGGVAYRIRQKKNAGTEVRVAQVGRRDLVSAVTASGTIEAKTSVDISADITGRIIRIAVREGDLVTKGQFILQIDPAQYQAAVSRAQGLVGSTEATLAQTKANLDQSERAWNRARQLTQLGPNLITAEAAEQAQTSYQVAQANYEASRAQVAQSRASLQEARDNLSKTRLVSPISGRVVRLAVEEGEVAVPGTFSRETGLLMTIADLSVILAKVQVDETDIVRLKPNDSVQVTIDAYPDTTFVGRVTQVSHSARLTPTQTASGSNDRAVDFDVEVTLDNPPRDIRPDLSCTARIVTDTRLHALSIPIIALTVRGHERVPNENDSVPGMDTSRVRDRSKEVEGVFVVRNGLATFRPVKVGIAGDEYFEVIDGLREGETIVGGTYQAIRDLKDGRRVRAADTTSKATAQS; encoded by the coding sequence ATGTCGCGCGGGATGAAGCTGGGTCTTCTGGTCGTGGTCGTCGCGCTGGCGTCCGGCGGAGGCGTGGCCTACCGCATCAGGCAGAAGAAGAATGCCGGGACCGAGGTCCGCGTGGCGCAGGTCGGCCGGCGCGATCTGGTCAGCGCGGTCACCGCCAGCGGGACGATCGAGGCCAAGACCTCGGTCGACATCAGCGCCGACATCACCGGCCGGATCATCCGCATTGCGGTCCGGGAGGGTGATCTGGTCACCAAGGGCCAGTTCATCCTCCAGATCGATCCCGCGCAGTACCAGGCCGCCGTGTCCCGGGCCCAAGGGCTGGTAGGCTCGACCGAGGCGACCCTGGCGCAGACCAAGGCCAACCTGGACCAGTCCGAGCGGGCCTGGAACCGGGCCCGCCAGCTGACCCAACTGGGCCCCAATCTCATTACCGCCGAAGCCGCGGAGCAGGCGCAGACGTCCTATCAGGTGGCGCAGGCGAATTACGAGGCGAGCCGGGCGCAGGTGGCGCAATCGCGGGCGAGTCTGCAGGAGGCCCGGGACAACCTGAGCAAGACCCGCCTGGTCTCTCCCATCTCCGGCCGGGTGGTCCGTCTCGCGGTGGAGGAGGGGGAGGTGGCCGTGCCGGGTACCTTCTCCCGGGAGACCGGCCTGCTGATGACCATCGCCGATCTATCGGTCATCCTGGCCAAGGTCCAGGTAGACGAGACCGATATCGTCCGGCTCAAGCCGAACGATTCGGTCCAGGTAACCATCGACGCCTACCCGGACACCACGTTCGTCGGGCGGGTCACCCAGGTGAGCCATAGCGCGCGCCTCACCCCGACCCAGACGGCCTCCGGATCGAACGATCGCGCCGTCGACTTCGACGTGGAGGTGACGCTGGACAATCCGCCGAGGGACATCCGGCCGGACTTGAGCTGCACGGCGCGGATCGTCACCGACACCCGGCTCCACGCGCTCAGCATTCCGATCATCGCGCTCACGGTGCGGGGCCACGAGCGGGTGCCCAACGAAAACGATTCGGTGCCGGGGATGGACACCTCGCGGGTGCGGGACCGGTCGAAGGAGGTCGAAGGTGTCTTCGTCGTGCGGAATGGGCTCGCGACCTTCCGCCCGGTGAAGGTGGGTATCGCCGGGGACGAGTACTTCGAGGTGATCGACGGACTCCGCGAGGGCGAGACCATCGTCGGAGGCACCTACCAGGCGATCCGTGACCTCAAGGACGGTCGCCGGGTCCGCGCCGCCGACACCACCAGCAAGGCCACGGCCCAGTCATGA
- a CDS encoding ABC transporter permease, whose product MPVLEAVRMALRTIRAQKLKSFFSLIGVLIGVTFLIAVVSIVQGMNRYMVDRFANALIGANTFELRQRPSIVTGNVPDDVWLAWRRRPRISYEDADYVRQRIHTPATFTKFCSDRVQVKYAGRVAKDIDLVGAEASYFGIRNYEITAGRSFTEQEVQTSLPVLVVGNELAAKLLPNVDPLGKTVEIGGLPYRIIGVVAKQGTLFGLSLDKFAIMPFSAPGRRLICPINILDALIVRTSDPGRMQNAMAEAEAVMRGRRHLKPWQENNFAFQTAEGALGTWQKISKVLFLTLPGLVAISLVVGGIVIMNIMLMAVSERTREIGIRKALGARRGDILAQFVMESATLSLAGAILGIGFGIVLAFVVKALTPLPAAVAPWSVLVGVVLGVTVGVAAGVYPASRASRLDPIVALRAE is encoded by the coding sequence ATGCCCGTGCTCGAGGCGGTCCGGATGGCGCTCCGGACGATCCGGGCCCAGAAGCTCAAGAGCTTCTTCTCGCTGATCGGGGTCCTGATCGGGGTGACCTTCCTCATCGCGGTCGTCTCGATCGTGCAGGGCATGAACCGCTACATGGTGGACCGGTTCGCCAATGCGCTAATCGGCGCGAACACCTTCGAGCTGCGCCAGCGGCCCAGCATCGTGACCGGCAACGTTCCTGATGACGTGTGGCTCGCCTGGAGGCGCCGGCCCCGCATCAGCTACGAAGACGCGGACTACGTGCGCCAGCGGATCCACACCCCCGCCACCTTCACCAAATTCTGCTCCGACCGGGTGCAGGTGAAATACGCCGGCCGGGTCGCCAAGGACATCGATCTGGTCGGAGCCGAGGCGAGCTACTTCGGGATCCGGAACTACGAGATCACGGCGGGACGCAGCTTCACCGAGCAGGAGGTGCAGACCTCGCTCCCGGTGCTGGTGGTAGGGAACGAGCTCGCTGCCAAGCTGCTTCCCAATGTCGACCCGCTGGGGAAGACGGTCGAGATCGGCGGGCTGCCCTACCGGATCATCGGCGTGGTGGCCAAGCAGGGCACCTTGTTCGGGCTCTCGCTCGACAAGTTCGCCATCATGCCGTTCAGCGCGCCTGGCCGGCGCCTCATCTGCCCGATCAACATCCTGGATGCCCTGATCGTCCGGACCAGCGACCCCGGCCGGATGCAGAACGCGATGGCGGAGGCCGAGGCTGTCATGCGCGGCCGCCGGCACCTCAAGCCATGGCAGGAGAACAATTTCGCTTTTCAGACCGCGGAAGGCGCCCTGGGCACCTGGCAGAAGATCTCCAAGGTCCTCTTTCTCACGCTGCCCGGCCTGGTCGCCATCTCCCTGGTGGTCGGCGGGATCGTGATCATGAACATCATGCTCATGGCGGTGAGCGAGCGGACCCGGGAGATCGGTATCCGGAAGGCGCTCGGCGCGCGGCGGGGCGACATCCTGGCGCAGTTCGTGATGGAGTCCGCCACGCTGTCGCTGGCCGGAGCGATCCTCGGCATCGGCTTCGGGATCGTGCTCGCGTTCGTGGTCAAGGCGCTGACGCCCCTCCCGGCCGCGGTGGCTCCCTGGTCCGTGCTCGTCGGCGTGGTGCTGGGCGTGACGGTCGGGGTGGCCGCGGGGGTGTATCCCGCGAGCCGCGCGTCGCGGCTCGATCCCATCGTCGCGCTGAGGGCGGAATGA
- a CDS encoding ABC transporter permease — protein MLRSLGEGVTIAFDSLRANKLRSGLTILGVVIGVTTVMAIASMVQGIRTQIFTAIETAGPSVFYVIRFFSQTPLNPDHLPYQVRIRPVVSTTDAEAIRRVPEIAYAGMWAQLFQRLEYQGARTQTVAVFGADEHYMDIQGGTLLRGRFFTRGELTGRDVIVLETDVADRLFGQIEPLGRYVRVGDKALLVIGIYQKPGNIFEPPGQEIGGVMPFETARQNYRYDQTNSLFIAVRPHPGLPPEQVRDLATVALRRARGLRPGAPNTFDLVTQDQILDVIGKFTTYFFLAMVSLSSVALLVGGIGVMAIMMVSVTDRTREIGLRKALGATRREILWQFLVEAATLTFVGGLLGIVIGLLAGEVLKAAMNLESSVPLWSAALASGVSIGIGLVFGLYPANRAARMDPVEALRHE, from the coding sequence ATGCTGCGGAGTCTGGGCGAGGGCGTGACCATCGCGTTCGATTCGCTGCGCGCCAACAAGCTGCGCTCGGGCCTCACCATCCTGGGCGTGGTCATCGGAGTCACCACGGTGATGGCCATCGCCTCGATGGTCCAGGGCATTCGCACCCAGATCTTCACCGCGATCGAGACCGCCGGGCCCAGCGTCTTCTACGTCATCCGCTTCTTCTCGCAGACTCCGTTGAACCCGGACCATCTTCCCTACCAGGTGCGCATCCGGCCGGTGGTCTCGACGACCGACGCCGAGGCGATCCGGCGGGTGCCGGAGATCGCCTACGCCGGGATGTGGGCGCAGCTGTTTCAGCGGCTGGAGTATCAGGGTGCCCGGACTCAGACCGTGGCGGTGTTCGGCGCGGATGAGCACTACATGGACATCCAGGGCGGCACCCTGCTCCGCGGCCGATTCTTCACCCGCGGAGAGCTGACGGGCCGCGACGTGATCGTGCTGGAGACCGACGTGGCCGACCGGCTCTTCGGCCAGATCGAGCCGCTGGGGCGCTACGTCCGCGTGGGAGACAAGGCCCTGCTGGTGATCGGCATCTACCAGAAGCCGGGCAACATCTTCGAGCCGCCCGGGCAGGAGATCGGCGGAGTGATGCCCTTCGAGACCGCGCGGCAGAATTACCGGTACGACCAGACCAACAGCCTCTTCATCGCGGTGCGGCCCCATCCGGGCCTGCCGCCGGAGCAGGTCCGCGACCTGGCCACGGTCGCCCTTCGGCGCGCACGGGGGCTCCGTCCGGGGGCGCCCAACACCTTCGATCTCGTCACCCAGGACCAGATCCTGGACGTGATCGGGAAGTTCACCACCTACTTTTTTCTCGCCATGGTATCCCTCTCGAGCGTGGCCCTGCTGGTGGGCGGGATCGGCGTCATGGCGATCATGATGGTCTCGGTGACCGATCGCACCCGGGAGATCGGCCTGCGCAAGGCGCTCGGTGCCACCCGGCGGGAGATCCTCTGGCAGTTCCTGGTGGAAGCGGCCACCCTGACCTTCGTGGGAGGGCTCCTGGGAATCGTGATCGGACTGCTGGCCGGCGAGGTGCTGAAGGCGGCCATGAACCTGGAGTCCTCGGTGCCGCTCTGGAGCGCCGCCCTGGCCTCGGGCGTGAGCATCGGCATCGGGCTCGTATTCGGGCTCTATCCCGCCAACCGGGCGGCCCGGATGGACCCGGTGGAGGCGCTGCGGCACGAGTGA
- a CDS encoding ABC transporter permease, which produces MPLLEALRLAVQAIWSAKLRSFFTLLGIIVSVGFLVVVVAVIQGMNAYVKENLTGAMIGTNAFQVRRSPIALGLLDDDQVRAINKRPLISAEDADAVLRALPEAQAVSLQSGWPTPVNDVTYRERTVGSVLIFGVTPPYQVVQDYQMLAGSPLTDPDIRERRPVVVLGYDVASKLFDQPALAVGRKVRIAGREVSVKGVIAKKGRVLGQSFDGFLLLPFSTFEAYYGRRKTTVVSVKMARAEAIDPAMVRAEEAMRLAHRLRPGEQNDFTVDKADALVAFWRRLTRLLFTAIPAVVCIGIVVGGIVIMNIMLMSVTERTHEIGLRKSLGATRRDIRRQFLIEAIVLSSLGGLQGVFAGWGLAAAVSTFTPLPARITLWSVAVALALGAGAGIVFGVFPASRASRLDPITALRAE; this is translated from the coding sequence ATGCCCCTTCTCGAGGCCCTGCGGCTCGCCGTCCAGGCCATCTGGTCCGCGAAACTGCGCTCCTTTTTTACTCTCCTCGGTATCATCGTCTCGGTCGGTTTCTTGGTGGTCGTCGTCGCCGTCATCCAGGGGATGAACGCGTACGTCAAGGAGAACCTGACCGGAGCGATGATCGGCACCAACGCCTTCCAGGTGCGCCGCTCTCCCATCGCGCTGGGCCTGCTGGACGACGACCAGGTGCGGGCGATCAACAAGCGCCCGCTGATCTCGGCCGAGGACGCCGACGCGGTTCTTCGGGCGCTGCCGGAGGCCCAGGCGGTCTCGCTCCAGTCGGGCTGGCCGACGCCGGTCAACGACGTGACCTACCGCGAGCGCACGGTCGGCAGCGTGCTGATCTTCGGAGTCACCCCGCCCTACCAGGTGGTGCAAGACTATCAGATGCTGGCTGGGAGCCCCCTCACCGATCCCGACATCCGGGAGCGCCGGCCGGTGGTGGTGCTGGGCTATGACGTGGCCTCCAAGCTGTTCGATCAGCCGGCGCTCGCCGTAGGCCGCAAGGTGCGGATCGCAGGCCGCGAGGTGTCGGTGAAAGGGGTGATTGCCAAGAAGGGGCGGGTGCTGGGCCAGTCGTTCGACGGATTCCTGTTGCTGCCGTTCAGCACCTTCGAGGCGTACTACGGCCGGCGAAAGACGACCGTCGTCTCGGTGAAGATGGCCAGGGCGGAAGCGATCGACCCGGCGATGGTGCGCGCCGAGGAGGCGATGCGCCTGGCGCATCGGCTTCGGCCGGGCGAGCAGAACGATTTCACCGTGGACAAGGCGGACGCCCTGGTGGCCTTCTGGCGCCGGCTCACCCGGCTCCTCTTCACCGCCATTCCCGCAGTGGTGTGCATCGGCATCGTGGTCGGCGGCATAGTAATCATGAACATCATGTTGATGAGCGTGACGGAGCGGACCCACGAGATCGGCCTGCGCAAGTCTCTCGGCGCCACCCGGCGAGACATCCGCCGTCAGTTTCTGATCGAGGCGATCGTGCTCTCCTCCTTGGGCGGACTGCAGGGCGTGTTCGCCGGCTGGGGCCTCGCTGCCGCCGTCTCGACCTTCACCCCGCTTCCCGCGCGGATCACGCTCTGGTCGGTGGCAGTGGCCCTGGCCCTGGGCGCAGGGGCCGGCATCGTGTTCGGCGTCTTTCCCGCCTCTCGCGCGTCGCGGCTCGATCCGATCACCGCCCTCCGGGCCGAATAG
- a CDS encoding ABC transporter permease produces the protein MTPSRPITLASRMLEGVAIALDSLQANKVRAGLTVLGVAIGVTAVIAMGSAITGINLSITRILESAGPKTFFVQRYFSGGLEVSDGSEELSPWRRMPWITTEEAELIRRLPLVREVNIGEYAAGPVSFEGIDLKSVDVAGFSPTWPQVNGGDILAGRNFTPIEYSAGAHVAVINDKAAESLFPGRDPIGKTIKIFGQPFQVIGLHVEAASLFTNADNPRLAIPHTAFTKVADFERGWMEVAVVPTAAASTVDAQEEVTAALRSKRGLRPGDPNNFAIVTQDRVLEAFNKITAGFFVVMIALSSVGLMVGGVGVVAIMMISVTERTREIGVRKALGATRGEIMFQFLVEAATLTLVGCLIGMGLGALIAYGIRSFTRIPATVPLLSVVAAVVASVLTGVLFGLYPANRASRLDPVEALRYE, from the coding sequence ATGACTCCGTCCCGCCCGATCACCCTGGCCAGCCGGATGCTGGAAGGCGTCGCCATCGCGCTCGACTCGCTCCAGGCCAACAAAGTGCGGGCCGGGCTCACCGTGCTCGGCGTGGCCATCGGGGTCACCGCAGTGATCGCGATGGGCTCCGCCATCACCGGCATCAACCTGAGCATCACCCGGATTCTCGAGTCGGCCGGACCCAAGACCTTCTTCGTGCAGCGCTATTTCTCCGGCGGCCTGGAAGTGTCCGACGGTTCGGAGGAGCTCTCACCCTGGCGGCGGATGCCATGGATCACCACCGAGGAAGCCGAGCTGATCCGTCGGCTCCCGCTGGTGCGGGAGGTGAATATCGGAGAGTACGCCGCGGGGCCGGTGAGCTTCGAGGGGATCGACCTCAAGAGCGTCGATGTCGCGGGGTTCTCGCCCACCTGGCCCCAGGTGAACGGCGGGGACATCCTGGCCGGGCGGAATTTCACGCCGATCGAGTACAGTGCCGGGGCGCACGTCGCGGTCATCAACGACAAGGCCGCCGAGTCGCTGTTCCCCGGACGGGATCCGATCGGGAAGACGATCAAGATCTTCGGCCAGCCGTTCCAGGTCATCGGGCTCCACGTCGAGGCGGCGTCCCTGTTCACCAACGCGGACAATCCCCGGCTGGCGATCCCTCACACCGCCTTCACCAAGGTGGCCGATTTCGAGCGGGGCTGGATGGAGGTCGCGGTGGTGCCGACGGCGGCGGCCAGCACGGTCGACGCGCAGGAAGAGGTCACGGCCGCCCTCCGGAGCAAGCGGGGCCTTCGGCCAGGGGATCCCAACAACTTCGCCATCGTCACGCAGGACCGGGTGCTGGAGGCGTTCAATAAGATCACCGCCGGCTTCTTCGTGGTGATGATCGCGCTCTCCAGCGTGGGGCTCATGGTCGGTGGCGTTGGCGTGGTCGCGATCATGATGATCTCGGTGACGGAGCGCACCCGGGAGATCGGGGTGCGGAAGGCCCTCGGTGCCACCCGGGGCGAGATCATGTTCCAGTTTTTGGTCGAGGCCGCCACGCTCACGCTGGTGGGATGCCTCATCGGCATGGGTCTCGGCGCGCTGATCGCCTACGGCATCCGGTCGTTCACCCGGATCCCGGCCACGGTGCCGCTGCTCTCGGTGGTGGCGGCGGTGGTGGCGTCGGTTCTCACCGGCGTGCTCTTCGGGCTCTATCCCGCGAACAGGGCCTCGCGGCTCGACCCGGTGGAGGCGTTGCGGTACGAGTAG
- a CDS encoding ABC transporter ATP-binding protein, protein MSPLIRILNLTREYQMGDERILALRGVTLDIVRNEYLAIMGPSGSGKSTMMNLLGCLDTPSGGEYWLNGQEVSRLSDDELARVRNREIGFVFQTFNLLPRATALHNVELPLVYSGVRGRERRARAAAALERVGLGHRMAHRPNELSGGQRQRVAIARALVNQPSILLADEPTGNLDSVTSEEIMRVFADLHAAGQTVIMVTHEPDIAAHAERVVVLRDGAVETDRLTRGAAA, encoded by the coding sequence ATGAGCCCGCTCATCCGGATCCTGAATCTCACCCGGGAGTACCAGATGGGCGACGAGCGGATTCTCGCCCTCCGCGGGGTGACGTTGGATATCGTCCGCAACGAGTACCTCGCCATCATGGGCCCTTCCGGCTCGGGCAAGTCCACCATGATGAACCTGCTCGGCTGCCTCGATACGCCGAGTGGCGGCGAATACTGGCTCAATGGTCAGGAGGTCTCCCGGCTTTCCGATGACGAGCTCGCCCGCGTGCGGAACCGAGAGATCGGCTTCGTGTTCCAGACCTTCAACCTGCTGCCGCGGGCCACGGCGTTGCACAACGTCGAGCTCCCGCTGGTCTATTCCGGCGTCCGGGGGCGCGAGCGCCGGGCGCGTGCCGCGGCGGCCCTGGAGCGGGTGGGGCTGGGCCACCGGATGGCGCACCGGCCCAACGAGCTCTCCGGAGGCCAGCGCCAGCGGGTGGCGATCGCCCGCGCGCTGGTGAACCAGCCGTCGATCCTCCTGGCGGACGAGCCGACCGGCAACCTGGACAGCGTCACCAGCGAAGAGATCATGAGGGTGTTCGCCGACCTCCACGCGGCGGGCCAGACGGTGATCATGGTGACCCACGAGCCCGATATCGCGGCGCACGCGGAGCGGGTGGTGGTGCTGCGTGACGGCGCCGTCGAGACCGACCGTCTCACCCGGGGCGCCGCGGCCTAG